TGATCTATATCCTATATTCCTCCTATATCTCCTCATCAGTAGATGCTCTATATAGATCTATATCCTATATTCCTCCTATATCTCCTCATCAGTAGATGATCTATATCCTATATTCCTCCTATATCTCCTCATCAGTAGATGCTCTATATAGATCTATATCCTAtattcctcctatagctcctcaacAGTAGCTGCTCTATATAGATCTATAGCCTATATTCCTCCTATATCTCCTCATCAGTAGATGATCTATATCCTAtattcctcctatagctcctcaacAGTAGCTGCTCTATATAGATCTATATCCTAtattcctcctatagctcctcatcAGTAGATGATCTATATCCTATATTCCTCCTATATCTCCTCGTCAGTAGATGCTCTATATCCTAtattcctcctatagctcctcaacAGTAGCTGCTCTATATAGATCTATATCCTATATTCCTCCTATATCTCCTCATCAGTAGCTGCTCTATATAGATCTATATCCTATATTCCTCCTATATCTCCTCAACAGTAGCTGCTCTATATAGATCTATATCCTATATTCCTCCTATATCTCCTCATCAGTAGCTGCTCTATATAGATCTATATCCTATATTCCTCCTATATCTCCTCATCAGTAGCTGCTCTATATAGATCTATATCCTAtattcctcctatagctcctcatcAGTAGCTGCTCTATATAGATCTATATCCTATATTCCTCCTATATCTCCTCATCAGTAGATGCTCTATATAGATCTATATCCTATATTCCTCCTATATCTCCTCATCAGTAGCTGCTCCCTGCTGTTTTGATACCACAGCAGACGTGTGCGTGTTCCCTCGTTCTTCGAGCACGCCCCCCCCCGCCCAGTAGCCAGCGTGCACATCGTGTGCGCGCGCGCAGGACCGTTCCCTACACTACAAGACGGTAGTACCAAACCGCGCCTGGAGCCTGACGCAAGGTAGCGCatccagagaacagagagagagagagagagagagaagatggacgGAGTGGGATCGTTCGGAGCGGGCTTAGCGGGCGCTGCCTTCGACCCGGTTTTCTTCATCAAGCAGCCGACCACCGTCCTCAGGATCCTGTCCTGGGTAAGAGTTGATCGCTCCGTAGAGCGCCGCAGATAAAAGAGGCTAGTAGGTTTATAGATGGACGGGGTccaagggggggagagagaggaggctgtcgAAATAACGGTCCATCTTGTTCAAGATGCGGGCCATGTTTTACACCTCCGGTCGTTTTATAAAAAcagatttaataaaatgtattgaattaGGTAGCTTGGGCTACAGATAATAGCTAGACTGTTGCGTTTAGAGAAATGTATATTTATTCTGTCTATCTGTGGGCCTTATTAAGCAGGCCTTCATCATCATAATAATATTATGTGTTATGGAACATTCCACCGCCTTGCGAGGggagctctctctgtctctctctctctctgtctctctctctctctctgtctctctctctctctctgtctctctctctctctttctctctcgctctctgtctctctctctgtctctgtctctctctctctctctctgtctctctctctctctctttctctctctctctctgtctctctctctctctctgtctctctctctgagtgacgAGATGATATACATGTGTGATCTACTGTGACTTGGAAAATGATTTTCTCTATTTGTGTTTTTTGAACCTGAACGTTATCAGATATTCAACCAAAACCTGAAACCTGATAAAAGGGGAACCTGAGTGTACAAATACAGGTTATATTTAATTTAATTAATACATGAAATAAGGATGTACTTTTGGTTCACTCAGgtgtatctctgtcccctctcctccttcctcccctcctatcttctcttctcccaccctctctcctctcctccttcctcccctcctctcctctcttctccccccctctctcctctcctccttcctcctccccccctctctcctctcctccttcctcctccccctctttcctctcctccttcctcctccccctcctctctcctctcctccttcctcctccccctctcctctcctctcttctcttctcctcccctctcccctctcctccttcctcctccccctctttcctctcctctcccccctctcctccttcctcctcccctcctctctcctctcctctctcctctcctctcctctcctctcctctcccctcctcctctcctctcctctccaggtattctCCCTGGTGGTGTTTGCCTCTATAGTGAACGAGGGCTACGTGAACCTGGGCAGtgaacatctctctcctctcctctcctctcctctcctctcctctcccctcccctcacctctcctctcctctcctctcctctcctctcctctcctctcctctcctctcctctcctctcccctcctctcctctcctctcctctcctctccaggtattctCCCTGGTGGTGTTTGCCTCTATAGTGAACGAGGGCTATGTGAACCTGGGTAgtgaacatctctcctctcctctcctctcctctcctctcctctcctctcctctcctctccaggtattctCCCTGGTGGTGTTTGCCTCTATAGTGAACGAGGGCTACGTGAACCTGGGCAGtgaacatctctcctctctcctctcctctcctctcctctcctctcctctcctctcctctcctctcctctcctctcttctcctctcctctcctctccaggtattctCCCTGGTGGTGTTTGCCTCTATAGTGACCGAGGGCTACGTGAACCTGGGTAGtgaacatctctctcctctcctctcctctcctctcctctcctctcctctcctctcctctcccctctcctctcctctcctctcctctcctctcctctcctctcctctcctcctctcctctccctcctcctctcctctcctctccaggtattctCCCTGGTGGTGTTTGCCTCTATAGTGAACCGAGGGCTATGTTAACCTGGGTAgtgaacatctctcctctcctctcctctcctctcctctcctctcccctcctcctctcctctcctctcctctcctctcccctcctcctctcctctcctctccaggtattctCCCCTGGTGGTGTTTGCCTCTATAGTGAACGAGGGCTACGTGAACCTGGGCAGtgaacatctctcctctctcctctcctctcctctcctctcctctcctctcctctcctctcctctcctctcctctcctctcctctcctctcctctcccctcctctcctctcctctcctctcctttcctctcctctcctctcctctccaggtattctCCTGGTGGCGTTTGCCTCTATAGTGAACGAGGGCTACGTGAACCTGGGCAGtgaacatctctctccctctcctctcctctcctctcctctcctctcctctcctctcctctcctctcctctcctctcctctcctctccaggtattctCCCCTGGTGGTGTTTGCCTCTATAGTGAACGAGGGCTACGTGAACCTGGGCAGTGaacatctctcccctcctctcctctcctctcctctcctctcctctcctctcctctcctctcctctcctctcctctcctcctctcctctcctctccaggtattctCCCTGGTGGTGTTTGCCTCTATAGTGAACGGGGGCTACGTGAACCTGGGTAgtgaacatctctcctctcctctcctctcctctcctctcctctcctctcctctcctctcctctccaggtattctCCCTGGTGGTGTTTGCCTCTATAGTGAACGAGGGCTACGTGAACCTGGGTAgtgaacatctctcctctcctctcctctcctctcctctcctctcctctcctctctcctcctctcctctcccctcctctcctctcctctcctctccaggtattctCCCTGGTGGTGTTTGCCTCTATAGTGAACGAGGGCTACGTGAACCTGGGTAgtgaacatctctcctctcctctctcctctcctctcctctcctctcctctcctctcctctcctctcctctcccctctcctctcctctcccctctcctctcctctcctctcctctcctctcctctcctctcctctcctctcctctcctctcctctcctctccaggtattctCCCTGGTGGTGTTTGCCTCTATAGTGAACGAGGGCTACGTGAACCTGGGCAGTGAGCGTCTCCACTGCGTGTTCAATAAGAACGCTGATGCGTGTAACTACGGCGCGTTCTGCGGTCTGGGCGGTTTGCTGGTCTGCTCCATCTTCTTCCTGCTGGACGTCAAGTTCCAACAGATCAGCTCTATAAAGGACAGGAGGAATGCTGTGATGCTGGAGGTCGGGGCTTCAGGtaggctgaacacacacacacacacacacacacacacacacacacacacacagacacagacacagacacacacacacacagtacacacactacacacacacacacacacacacacacacacacacagtacacacacacacacacacacacacacacacacacatgcacgcacacactacacacacacacacacaggacacacacacagacacacacacacacacacacaggacacacacacagacacacacacccacacacacacacacacacacacactatttcaaTGTGTAtgctgtgattggttggctgtcctctgactgtgtgctgtgattggttggctgtcctctgactgtgtgctgtgattggttggctgtcctctgactgtgtgctgtgattggttggctgtcctctgactgtgtgctgtgattggttggctgtcctctgactgtgtgctgtgattggttggctgtcctctgactgtgtgctgtgattggttggctgtcctctgactgtgtgttgtgattggttggctgtcctctgactgtgtgttgtgattggttggctgtcctctgactgtgtgttgtgattggttggctgtcctctgactgtgtgttgtgattggttggctgtcctctgactgtgtgttgtgattggttggctgtcctctgactgtgtgttgtgattggttggctgtcctctgactgtgtgttgtgattggttggctgtcctctgactgtgtgctgtgattggttggctgtcctctgactgtgtgcTGTGATTGGTGGTTTTCAGGTTTCTGGACGTTCCTGTGGTTTGTGAGTTTCTGTTTCctggccaatcagtggtctaGGACCGCCCCCGAGGACCTGCCACTCAACCAGGGTGCCGACGCAGCCAGGGCCTCTATCGCCTTCTCGTTCTTCTCCATCCTCACCtgggtacatacacacactcacctgggtacacactcacctggatacacactcacctggatacacaCTCACCTGGgtacacactcacctggatacacactcacctggatacacactcacctggatacatacacacactcacctggatacacacacacacactcacctggatacacacacacactcacctggatacatacacacactcacctggatacatacacacactcacctggatacatacacacactcacctggatacatacacacactcacctggatacatacacacactcacctggatacatacacacactcacctggatacatacacacacactcacctgggtacatacacacactcacatgggtacatacacacactcacctgggtacatacacacactcacctgggtacatacacacactcacctggatacatacacacactcacctgggtacatacacacactcacctgggtacatacacacactcacctggatacatacacacactcacctggatacatacacacactcacctggatacacacacaccctcacctggatacatacacacactcacctggatacatacacacactcacctggatacatacacacactcacctggatacatacacacactcacctggatacatacacacactcacctggatacatacacacactcacctgggtacacacacacactcacctggatacacacacacactcacctggatacacacacacactcacctggatacatacacacactcacctggatacatacacacactcacctggatacatacacacactcacctgggtacatacacacactcacctgggtacatacacacactcacctggatacatacacacactcacctggatacatacacacactcacctggatacatacacacactcacctggatacatacacacactcacctggatacatacacacactcacctggatacatacacacactcacctgggtacatacacacactcacctgggtacatacacacactcacctggatacatacacacactcacctgggtacatacacacactcacctgggtacatacacacactcacctgggtacatacacacactcacctgggtacatacacacactcacctggatacatacacacactcacctggatacatacacacactcacctggatacacacacacactcacctggatacacacacacacacactcacctgggtacatacacacactcacctggatacacacacacactcactcacctggatacatacacacactcacctgtatacatacactcactcacctggatacatacacacactcacctggatacatacacacactcacctgtatacatacacacactcacctggatacacacacacacacactcacctgggtacatacacacactcacctggatacacacacacactcactcacctggatacatacacacactcacctgtatacatacactcactcacctggatacatacacacactcacctggatacatacacacactcacctgtatacatacacacactcacctggatacatacacacccacacctggatacatacacacactcacctggatacatacacacactcacctggatacacacacacactcacctggatacacacacacactcacctggatacatacacacactcacctggatacatacacacactcacctggatacatacacacactcacctggatacatacacacactcacctggatacatacacacactcacctggatacatacacacaccctcacctggat
This window of the Salmo salar unplaced genomic scaffold, Ssal_v3.1, whole genome shotgun sequence genome carries:
- the syngr3a gene encoding synaptogyrin-3 yields the protein MDGVGSFGAGLAGAAFDPVFFIKQPTTVLRILSWVFSLVVFASIVNEGYVNLGSERLHCVFNKNADACNYGAFCGLGGLLVCSIFFLLDVKFQQISSIKDRRNAVMLEVGASGFWTFLWFVSFCFLANQWSRTAPEDLPLNQGADAARASIAFSFFSILTWAGLTVRAVQKYLLGTDMTLFTTDHLDGVAPVTPYPSAATGGATEPSDNYQSPPFTEGLEAPAPTYQVPIY